GGTAAAATAGCGGGGAAAAAGAGGCGTGGCACACTAGTGTTAAACAAGTCTGATGAGGTGCAAGACAATGATGAATGTATCAGAAGTAAGCCGGTtgttgataatgatgatgatgtaaGTAAATATGGAACCAGTAAGTCGAATTTGACAGCAAATTCATTCTGGGGTTTAACCGCCCAATAATTTAAACTATGCTCACGATTTAACTTTGCCCAATGACCACTATATCAGTTACAAGTAAAATTAGTTACAAATAAGGAACGTGAAAGGTAAGGTGACTTGGTATATCCCACGAAGCTGCCTACACAACCAGATTTACTGTCCATTTCAAAGAAACGCATCGAAACATCCCccgccacacacacacacatctaTCCATTCTATCACAAAGACAAGAGAAACaatacatgagacttatccttTGGTTCATAGTCGGCCAATTAACTCCACATCTATATTAAGCTTCTAAATAGTAAGTTGCCTGCTACTGAGTTGCAAAAGCAATCTACTCATAAATATTAGCATAGCAGGCGGGAAGTCAACACAACAGGAAGCTGAAACACTTAAGAAGCCAGCCAACACAGAAGAATCAACTGTAACGTAAAAAGATAGTAGCAGACCTCAACCGATAAGTCGCCTGCAACCAGACTGCAAGAGAAAAGAACCAGAATgcaagagaaaaaaaaaccagCCCCTGCATACATCAGAACAGAATAGAGAACCCTACCCAGAACAACTAGAAGAAAAGGCTGAACTCAGCTTGAAACCAGCAGCACAGATGCAGATGCTCAACCTTTAGTTAGTTttattttgaataaaatttcAGTAATTTGCTACAAACTTCAGTCATGCTACATTGTGAAGACATTCATATGGGTGAAACCGTCAATAGGCTTACCACTATATATGGGTGTACAGAGAAATAAATGTGTTAATCTGCAAACCTAATTAAGGTGAATGATATAAGATTAAACGTTGTTTCAAGCATTAAACTAAATTCAGATATCATATTGCTGAATTGCAGATTTATCCACAATCCATCATCCCAGTCTTTCCTTTTTAATCTTTCCCTTCATTAGTCACTCACCTCGATCCTTACTCTATTATGCAATATTCCCAATAACCAAGAGACAATACAAGAGAGTAACCCAAGAGCTTCCGGAAAAGAGCATGATATAACTAGTACattgaaaataaaagataataagtcCATAGATCGAATCAATAGAATACAAATACAATGAATAACGGCGTAAAATAAATAAGCATGATCAATCGGCCCCACCCTCTTCCGCTACTGGTAAAGAATCACCTAAATCAAACAAATCTCTAGGCTTATTCTTAACAACATGGAACCATCCTTTTTGTATCTCATCTTCTATGTAAAAGACTTGTTTTGCTTGAGATGAGAATACAAATGGATCATCTTGCAACAATCGTCCAGTATGCATCAATTTAGAGAAATTGACACATACTCCGCCGTTTGGATATGTTCTTACACCCCTACGAATGTCTACCCAATCACAACGAAACAATACAACTTTATAATCTCCATAGTAATTTAATTCATAGATATCCATCACTTTTCCGTAGTATGCCACTCCATCCACTTCAACCATAACTCCagaattttgtgtcaaaagacgaCAATCGCGATCAGTGGAAAGGAATTTGTATCCATTGATTATGTATCCTTTTAATTTTCTGCCATAAGAATGCAAACCACCCGCCAAAGGGTTTCTTAGTTTCCCATCTTCGGTGGTTGCATCTATGGAATGTACCTACGATAATACTTAATTATATCAAATaaagtttattttttcaaaaacagAAGTATGTATTAACATTAAAAGAACTTAAGTAACCTTGTTTCGCAGCCACCCTCCAAATTCATTGATGATCCATTTACTTTCATCACTCTCCGCGACGGAAGTTTCTAAGTTCATTTGACGCTTCTCGGTTAAAAATTCACTTCATGGAAGAAGAAAAAACATAAGAGTGATTTATTACAAAATTTGTTATTCAAAAGAAAACCAACATAATACTTACTCTAGATCCCCTTTGATCTCATCAGAGTGAAGTAAAACGTAGCGATGGGCTAGTTTTAAGCTTTGACCATCAAGGCGAATGCTGACTTCCTTTCCAATGACTCGACCGCCGGAATTAAATAAGTAATCATCAGAATTTGAAATGTCATCATCCATCCTTTTAGGCATGTTGAAGATGGTCTTACACCTTGAAGATATCTCGAGCAAAACCTAATTGTCTCCTCTAAAAGGTAGCCTTCCGCGATAGATCCTTCAGGTTGGGCTTTATTGGTTACATGTGACTTCAAATGGGAcaaatacctttcaaataaAATGTTTGTATATAATAAAtgtaaattatttaataaaaaaatataattcacataGGTAAGATATAAACCTTTCAATGGGATACATTCATCTGTATTGCACTGGTCCACCAAGTTTAACCTCCTCCACTAAGTGAATCAACAAATGGACCATGATTGTGAAAAATGAAGGCAAAAACTCCATTTCCAACTGACAAAGAGTTAAAACAATTCCATCTTGAAGACCATCTAAATCATCTGGATCAATACTGGTGGAGCACAACTTCTTGAAAAACGAAGACAATCTAGCCAACAAGTCAATCACCTTTGTAGCATTAGAAGCTGGTtgttgataatgatgatgatgtaaGTAAAGATGGAACCAGTAAGTCGAATTTGACAGCAAATTCATTCTGGGGTTTAACCGCCCAATAATTTAAACTATGCTCACGATTTAACTTTGCCCAATGACCACTATATCAGTTACAAGTAAAATTAGTTACAAATAAGGAACGTGAAAGGTAAGGTGACTTGGTATATCCCACGAAGCTGCCTACACAACCAGATTTACTGTCCATTTCAAAGCAACGCATCGAAACATCCCccgccacacacacacacatttaTCCATTCTATCACAAAGACAAGAGAAACaatacatgagacttatccttTGGTTCATAGTCGGCCAATTAACTCCACATCTATATTAAGCTTCTAAATAGTAAGTTGCCTGCTACTGAGTTGCAAAAGCAATCTACTCATAAATATTAGCATAGCAGGCGGGAAGTCAACACAACAGGAAGCTGAAACACTTAAGAAGCCAGCCAACACAGAAGAATCAACTGTAACGTAAAAAGATAGTAGCAGACCTCAACCGATAAGTCGCCTGCAACCAGACTGCAAGAGAAAAGAACCAGAATgcaagagaaaaaaaaaccagCCCCTGCATACATCAGAACAGAATAGAGAACCCTACCCAGAACAACTAGAAGAAAAGGCTGAACTCAGCTTGAAACCAGCAGCACAGATGCAGATGCTCAACCTTTAGTTAGTTttattttgaataaaatttcAGTAATTTGCTACAAACTTCAGTCATGCTACATTGTGAAGACATTCATATGGGTGAAACCGTCAATAGGCTTACCACTATATATGGGTGTACAGAGAAATAAATGTGTTAATCTGCAAACCTAATTAAGGTGAATGATATAAGATTAAACGTTGTTTCAAGCATTAAACTAAATTCAGATATCATATTGCTGAATTGCAGATTTATCCACAATCCATCATCCCAGTCTTTCCTTTTTAATCTTTCCCTTCATTAGTCACTCACCTCGATCCTTACTCTATTATGCAATATTCCCAATAACCAAGAGACAATACAAGAGAGTAACCCAAGAGCTTCCGGAAAAGAGCATGATATAACTAGTACattgaaaataaaagataataagtcCATAGATCGAATCAATAGAATACAAATACAATGAATAACGGCGTAAAATAAATAAGCATGATCAATCGGCCCCACCCTCTTCCGCTACTGGTAAAGAATCACCTAAATCAAACAAATCTCTAGGCTTATTCTTAACAACATGGAACCATCCTTTTTGTATCTCATCTTCTATGTAAAAGACTTGTTTTGCTTGAGATGAGAATACAAATGGATCATCTTGCAACAATCGTCCAGTATGCATCAATTTAGAGAAATTGACACATACTCCGCCGTTTGGATATGTTCTTACACCCCTACGAATGTCTACCCAATCACAACGAAACAATACAACTTTATAATCTCCATAGTAATTTAATTCATAGATATCCATCACTTTTCCGTAGTATGCCACTCCATCCGCTTCAACCATAACTCCagaattttgtgtcaaaagacgaCAATCGCGATCAGTGGAAAGGAATTTGTATCCATTGATTATGTATCCTTTTAATTTTCTGCCATAAGAATGCAAACCACCCGCCAAAGGGTTTCTTAGTTTCCCATCTTCGGTGGTTGCATCTATGGAATGTACCTACGATAATACTTAATTATATCAAATaaagtttattttttcaaaaacagAAGTATGTATTAACATTAAAAGAACTTAAGTAACCTTGTTTCGCAGCCACCCTCCAAATTCATTGATGATCCATTTACTTTCATCACTCTCCGCGACGGAAGTTTCTAAGTTCATTTGACGCTTCTCGGTTAAAAATTCACTTCATGGAAGAAGAAAAAACATAAGAGTGATTTATTACAAAATTTGTTATTCAAAAGAAAACCAACATAATACTTACTCTAGATCCCCTTTGATCTCATCAGAGTGAAGTAAAACGTAGCGATGGGCTTGTTTTAAGCTTTGACCATCAAGGCGAATGTTGACTTCCTTTCCAATGACTCGACCGCCGGAATTAAATAAGTAATCATCAGAATTTGAAATGTCATCATCCATCCTTTTATGCATGTTGAAGATGGTCTTAACACCTTGAAGATATCTCGAGAAAAACCTAATTGTCTCCTCTAAAAGGTAGCCTTCCGCGATAGATCCTTCAGGTTGGGCTTTATTGGTTACATGTGACTTCAAATGGGAcaaatacctttcaaataaAATGTTTGTATATAATAAATGtacattatttaataaaaaaatataattcacataGGTAAGATATAAACCTTTCAATGGGATACATTCATCTGTATTGCACTGGTCCACCAAGTTTAACCTCCTCCACTAAGTGAATCAACAAATGGACCATGATTGTGAAAAATGAAGGCAAAAACTCCATTTCCAACTGACAAAGAGTTAAAACAATTCCATCTTGAAGACCATCTAAATCATCTGGATCAATACTGGTGGAGCACAACTTCTTGAAAAACGAAGACAATCTAGCCAACAAGTCAATCACCTTTGTAGCATTAGAAGCTCTTAAGGCGACGGGGAGTATATCTTGCATTAGCACATGGTTGTCATGACTCTTGAGGTTAATCAACTCCCTTTGCTTCATATTCACACAACTAGAAAGGTTGGATCCATATCCATCCGGAACTTTAAGTTTCTCCAAAACATTTAAGAATCTCTCTTTTTCCTCCCTAGACATAGAATAGGAAGCTGAAGGCATGTATTCATTTCCATTGTGATCAGCACTAAGCCAAAGGTGAGTCTTTATTGTCCATGCTTCAAGGGCTTCTCGATCATCCCTATTATCTCTACTCTTATCCATACTAAGAAGTGTTCCCAAAAGATTCTCagacacatttttctcaatgtgcataacGTCTAAATTATGCCTTAGAAGATTATGCTCCCAATACACCAAATCAAAGAATATGCTTCTCTTGGTACCAAAGACAATTTCATCTTGGACATCATTGTTATCAGTATGTCCTCTTTGTCTCTTTTTCGGTGGTGCCTTTGACTTTCCATAAACATACTCGACCTTTTCTTGTTGCCTCAATATATCAGTGCCGCTAGGACGAGATGGGGCTTCACCCAACTCATTAGTTCCAAACTTCTCACAAAACTTTACACCCTGACGTCGATATGGGTGATCTGCGGGTAACCATTTTCTATAGCTACAATAACAAATCTTGTTCCCAAATCTATCAGAGGGTGTGGAATCCATGCATATAGGACATGCATTGTAACCTTTTGTGCTCAAACCAGAGAGCATTGCATAGCTAGGAAAGTCATTAATAGTCCAAAGCAGAGCCGCGCGCAAATTAAATTTCACTCCGTCAAAAGCATCAAAAGCTTCAACCCCTCCCCACAGCAATTTCAACTCATGAACTAATGGTTGCAAATACACGTCAATATCATTTCCAGGACTTGCTTTTCCGGGAATAAGTGTGGACAAAATGAAAGAAGATGGTTTCATACATAGCCATGGTGGAAGATTATAAGGAATCAACACCACTGGCCATGTACTATAAGTAGTGTTCATTAAACGGTAAGGATTAAACCCATCGCTCGCAAGACCTAATCGAACACTACGAGGGTCTAATGCAAAATCTGTATAACGCTCATCAAATGCCTTCCACGCTATGGAATCGGAAGGATGCCTCAAAATCTTCTTATCATCTTCACCCAATCGCTCTGTATCATGCCATCTCATATTTTCTGCTGTTTCTGAAGACATGTAGATTCTTTTTAGTCTTGGGATAAGAGGAAAATATCGCATTACCTTAGCTGGCACACCTTTCTTACAAGTATTCGTACCTTGATCACTTACATCGTCACCCTTCTTACCCTTGGTTGTTTTCCACCTCGATTTACCACAAACATGACACTTGTCTTTCTCTAAAAATTCACCCCAATACAGCATACAATCATTAGGACAAGCATCAATTTTTTCATACCCAAGGCCCAAGtcttttatcattttcttaCTGTAATAATAAGACGAGGGAAAATTAAGTATTTGAGGAAATGCATCTAAAATCAGCTTCAAGAGCATATTGAAAGATTCAATGGACCAGTGATGCATACACTTCAAGTGAAATAAGTGTAGAAGAAAAGATAACTTTGAAAAATTAATACACCCCTCATATAATTTCTCCTCAGAAGCTTGAAGTAGCTTCTTATATGTCGCATCTTCTTCTATTGTAGAATCATCATATTGAACATCTGTGTCGTATGACACGGGCTCCTCATACCATTCACCATCCTCTCTTGCTTCAAAAGTTGGAAAATTGGGTGGCACATTAACACTAAAAGCTGATCTTAATAGTCCTCCCATATTATCTCGACCTACAAACCCACTTTTATTACCAATGGATCCTTcactagtactccctccatcacTCCCTAACATACGTTGAACCATATCCCCTTTACCATGAAAGATCCAATTTCTATACGACTTATAAAACCCCTTAAACAAAATATGTCGCTCTACATCATTAACCGGGAACGATTTATCCACCTTACAGTTCTTACATGGACATCTAATTTTTCCTTCGAATAGACCTTGCTTGGCAAACGCAATGAATTGCATACAACCATCGACATATTCAGGGTGGCCAGTGGGTAGATCTATCCAACTTGTATCCATATCTATACGAAAAATAGTATAGTAATAAGATATATAATTAGTAATATGCGTTGTATAATATGAAATTTTATAGGTAAACGTTATGATCATTATTAGAACCTTGATATTACATATAATTCATAACATAACTTTATGGTTTCTTTTCTTGGCAATTAACAATGATTTTATTAACAACAAAAGAGACCTTGAAACATCAAGGTTACATTAATCGAGGGCCACCAAACAAAATCACCTCTAACAGAGGCACCTACCCAACCTAAGATATTACCAATAATCTAATTAGTGCTTCTACAAGAGACCTTAAACAAGATCTCTTTTACAAAATCATTTACTGATTTAAAAGCCTTCTTAAAAACAACAGGATTTCTACAAAACCAAATGTTATAAATTGATTCTGAAAAGCACATGACATAACTTTATGTTTCTTCTTTAATAATTCTTCACTAGTGACTAATATTTGGTACCTATATTCGTCTTCTCACTAGAACTTcatttctattaactccatattatatttttttagcaTAGAAGGTCATACTTTCAACTGCATGTGAATTCAACAAGGAAAACAAAGCATGCGAGTTTCACTCATTTATGAGCACAAAATTTCGACATAATGAATAAGATGGAAAAAGCTAAAAGAAAATATCCAAGGCAGGAGTCTAATAATTACACtcaaattttttgtttgatAATATGTATGATTTAATCTTTTTATCACTTACACACAACCACAAGTTGTGTAGAAAAATGAAGGCAAATTCTTCATAATAATAAGAATGTCAAATTTAACACTATGCACCTGTAAAACGCTTGGGAGAGAGATGTTGGGATAAAGTAGATCCCAAATTCCACAAAGAAGCTTAAAACCGGCGGCCAGTTGAATTAAAGTCCAAAGGTTCCAATGCTTCTGTGTAAGATACATATTTGAAATGGTAAGTAAAACTACAAATTTGAAATGGTAAGTAAAAATAtattaaccaaaaaaatataattaagtaCAAGTATAAgaaaggaaaataatatttagttaactttttaaaatCTTAAGTTCCCGTGCATTAGCACAGGCACATACTAGTGTCAAATAATAAGCAAATAGGTGTTGAAACTAACGAAGAATATTACAATTTACAACCcttataaagaaaaaacaaaaaatctaTTAGGTGACAATAAGCGACAATAAATATGGTAGATGTGTTGATTAGTGGTGATAGTGATTTGAATATTCTTATTCTCTATAAACTTATCAAGAATAGAGAGAATGGTTTCATGTATTTCAGT
This genomic stretch from Spinacia oleracea cultivar Varoflay chromosome 3, BTI_SOV_V1, whole genome shotgun sequence harbors:
- the LOC130470217 gene encoding uncharacterized protein, with product MDTSWIDLPTGHPEYVDGCMQFIAFAKQGLFEGKIRCPCKNCKVDKSFPVNDVERHILFKGFYKSYRNWIFHGKGDMVQRMLGSDGGSTSEGSIGNKSGFVGRDNMGGLLRSAFSVNVPPNFPTFEAREDGEWYEEPVSYDTDVQYDDSTIEEDATYKKLLQASEEKLYEGCINFSKLSFLLHLFHLKCMHHWSIESFNMLLKLILDAFPQILNFPSSYYYSKKMIKDLGLGYEKIDACPNDCMLYWGEFLEKDKCHVCGKSRWKTTKGKKGDDVSDQGTNTCKKGVPAKVMRYFPLIPRLKRIYMSSETAENMRWHDTERLGEDDKKILRHPSDSIAWKAFDERYTDFALDPRSVRLGLASDGFNPYRLMNTTYSTWPVVLIPYNLPPWLCMKPSSFILSTLIPGKASPGNDIDVYLQPLVHELKLLWGGVEAFDAFDGVKFNLRAALLWTINDFPSYAMLSGLSTKGYNACPICMDSTPSDRFGNKICYCSYRKWLPADHPYRRQGVKFCEKFGTNELGEAPSRPSGTDILRQQEKVEYVYGKSKAPPKKRQRGHTDNNDVQDEIVFGTKRSIFFDLVYWEHNLLRHNLDVMHIEKNVSENLLGTLLSMDKSRDNRDDREALEAWTIKTHLWLSADHNGNEYMPSASYSMSREEKERFLNVLEKLKVPDGYGSNLSSCVNMKQRELINLKSHDNHVLMQDILPVALRASNATKVIDLLARLSSFFKKLCSTSIDPDDLDGLQDGIVLTLCQLEMEFLPSFFTIMVHLLIHLVEEVKLGGPVQYR